From the genome of Amycolatopsis sp. NBC_01488, one region includes:
- a CDS encoding DUF3159 domain-containing protein, with translation MTEPAPSDKKTDAEEEPQPTLLEQMGGVSGLIYSSVPVIVFVLANAFFGLTAAIWTSVGSAVAITVLRVVRKEPLQPAISGFFGVAIAAFIAYRTGSAKGFFLFGIYASLVYCGIFVLSVVVRWPIAGVVWNVLNGTGQAWRKDKPSRYGYDVATLALALVFAARFVVQRWLYQEDYTGWLAFAKIAMGYPLYALGLLVVVWAVRRSDKRLKALEETEPKPETDAEVEARLRAKYAEAPEG, from the coding sequence GTGACTGAACCCGCCCCGAGCGATAAGAAGACCGACGCGGAAGAAGAACCGCAGCCGACCCTGCTCGAGCAGATGGGCGGCGTGTCCGGCCTGATCTACTCGTCGGTGCCGGTGATCGTCTTCGTCCTGGCGAACGCGTTCTTCGGCCTGACCGCCGCCATCTGGACCTCGGTGGGCAGCGCGGTGGCGATCACCGTGCTGCGGGTGGTCCGCAAGGAGCCCCTGCAGCCGGCGATCTCCGGGTTCTTCGGCGTCGCGATCGCGGCGTTCATCGCCTACCGCACCGGGTCCGCGAAGGGGTTCTTCCTCTTCGGGATCTACGCGAGCCTGGTCTACTGCGGCATCTTCGTGCTGTCGGTGGTCGTGCGCTGGCCGATCGCGGGCGTCGTCTGGAACGTGCTGAACGGCACCGGCCAGGCGTGGCGCAAGGACAAGCCGTCCCGCTACGGCTACGACGTCGCGACGCTGGCCCTGGCGCTGGTGTTCGCGGCCCGGTTCGTCGTCCAGCGGTGGCTCTACCAGGAGGACTACACCGGCTGGCTGGCCTTCGCGAAGATCGCGATGGGGTACCCGCTGTACGCGCTGGGCCTGCTGGTGGTGGTCTGGGCGGTGCGCCGGTCGGACAAGCGGCTGAAGGCGCTCGAGGAGACCGAGCCCAAGCCGGAGACCGACGCCGAGGTCGAGGCCCGGCTGCGCGCGAAGTACGCCGAAGCCCCCGAAGGCTGA
- a CDS encoding OB-fold nucleic acid binding domain-containing protein, whose amino-acid sequence MSAKDGGYFSRLVRKLTSDVDELDADEMSMRSGAEGAQRACDCRSGEEVTVMGRLRSVELCPTNEAATLEAELFDGTQGVTLIWLGRRRIPGIEPGRTIKVRGRMAERDGQKVLYNPYYELQSPVS is encoded by the coding sequence ATGTCCGCCAAAGACGGCGGCTACTTCAGCCGGTTGGTACGCAAGCTGACCAGCGACGTCGACGAGCTCGACGCCGACGAGATGTCCATGAGGTCCGGCGCCGAGGGCGCGCAGCGGGCCTGCGACTGCCGGTCCGGCGAAGAGGTCACCGTGATGGGGAGACTCCGCAGCGTGGAGCTCTGCCCGACGAACGAGGCCGCCACGCTGGAGGCGGAGCTGTTCGACGGGACACAGGGCGTGACGCTAATCTGGCTCGGCCGCCGCCGGATCCCGGGCATCGAGCCTGGCCGGACGATCAAGGTGCGCGGCCGGATGGCCGAGCGTGACGGCCAGAAGGTGCTGTACAACCCCTATTACGAGCTCCAGAGCCCAGTGAGTTGA
- a CDS encoding alpha/beta fold hydrolase, translating into MLLPGTGSDEVFVRAVFAGPLRALGVPLIAPPPPDGAALADGYLATLDALAGEHGELLVGGISFGAHLAAEWAVANPGRCGGLLAALPAWNGVPGSAPASLAATLSADLVASSGVDAALAQTAGSPGWLRAELDRAWRRHGDGLADGLRVAASRPSPTLEELTALDVPAGIGTCADDPIHPTKVASEWARALPRAALVETTLTALGADRESLGRATVLAFLRALETP; encoded by the coding sequence GTGCTGCTGCCCGGCACCGGCTCGGACGAGGTGTTCGTCCGGGCGGTCTTCGCCGGCCCCCTGCGCGCCCTCGGTGTCCCGCTCATCGCGCCACCGCCGCCGGACGGCGCGGCACTGGCGGACGGCTACCTCGCGACCCTCGACGCGCTCGCGGGCGAACACGGCGAACTGCTCGTAGGCGGCATTTCGTTCGGCGCCCACCTCGCCGCGGAGTGGGCCGTGGCCAATCCGGGCCGTTGCGGGGGCCTGCTGGCCGCGCTCCCGGCCTGGAACGGCGTCCCGGGCTCGGCACCCGCGTCGCTGGCCGCGACGCTGTCCGCCGATCTGGTGGCCAGCTCCGGGGTGGACGCGGCGCTGGCGCAGACGGCGGGCAGCCCGGGCTGGCTGCGGGCCGAGCTCGACCGGGCGTGGCGCCGCCACGGCGACGGCCTGGCCGACGGGCTGCGGGTCGCGGCGAGCCGTCCCTCCCCCACCCTCGAGGAGCTGACGGCGCTCGACGTCCCGGCCGGGATCGGCACGTGCGCCGACGACCCGATCCACCCGACGAAAGTCGCGTCGGAGTGGGCTCGCGCACTCCCCCGCGCGGCGCTCGTTGAGACGACGCTCACCGCACTGGGCGCCGACCGCGAATCCCTCGGCCGGGCGACCGTCCTGGCCTTCCTGCGGGCCCTCGAAACGCCATGA
- a CDS encoding DUF3710 domain-containing protein → MGIFGRKRRTEGESAGRHAAPEADDTIEDDAYDDEADELSDVSDGPFDVADFEDDGVPRIDLGSVKVPVPDGSQVQVEMDPETGGVRAVHVVTEQGQITVSAYAAPRSGGLWREVSTELAEQLRADGAKVNIGRGVWGLEISAIVGDVALRFVGVDRPRWMLRGVIAGPQSEAAGAVEVLRGIVRRTIVDRGDAPMPVRTPLTITLPEAVAEHIAAQQQG, encoded by the coding sequence GTGGGGATTTTCGGACGCAAGCGGCGGACCGAGGGCGAGTCCGCCGGCAGGCACGCCGCGCCCGAGGCCGACGACACGATCGAGGACGACGCGTACGACGACGAGGCCGACGAGCTGTCGGACGTCTCCGACGGGCCGTTCGACGTCGCGGACTTCGAGGACGACGGCGTCCCGCGGATCGACCTCGGCTCGGTGAAGGTGCCGGTGCCCGACGGATCCCAGGTCCAGGTCGAGATGGACCCCGAGACCGGGGGCGTGCGCGCCGTGCACGTCGTCACCGAGCAGGGGCAGATCACGGTCAGCGCCTACGCCGCGCCGCGCTCGGGCGGCCTCTGGCGCGAGGTGAGCACCGAGCTGGCCGAGCAGCTGCGGGCCGACGGCGCGAAGGTCAACATCGGCCGCGGCGTGTGGGGCCTGGAGATCTCGGCCATCGTCGGCGACGTCGCCCTGCGCTTCGTCGGCGTCGACCGGCCCCGCTGGATGCTGCGCGGCGTCATCGCCGGCCCGCAGTCGGAGGCCGCGGGCGCGGTCGAGGTGCTGCGCGGGATCGTGCGGCGCACGATCGTCGACCGCGGCGACGCGCCGATGCCGGTCCGGACCCCGCTCACCATCACGCTGCCCGAGGCGGTCGCCGAGCACATCGCGGCCCAGCAGCAGGGCTGA
- the dut gene encoding dUTP diphosphatase, translating to MSSVQVLLSRLDPDVPPPAYARPGDAGADLVTTSDIVLKPGERGVVGTGVAIALPPGYAGFVHPRSGLAARVGLSVVNTPGTIDAGYRGEIKVCLINHDPVHPVQLTRGDRIAQLVVQRVEHAEFVEVAELDTTERGDGGYGSTGGHATLGAQVSGASAGAGEGTEK from the coding sequence GTGTCCAGCGTTCAGGTACTCCTCTCCCGGCTCGACCCGGATGTCCCGCCGCCCGCCTACGCCCGGCCGGGCGACGCGGGCGCCGATCTCGTCACCACCTCGGATATCGTGCTGAAACCCGGGGAACGCGGCGTCGTCGGCACCGGCGTCGCGATCGCACTCCCGCCCGGGTACGCGGGGTTCGTCCACCCGCGGTCGGGCCTGGCCGCCCGGGTCGGCCTCTCGGTGGTGAACACGCCGGGCACGATCGACGCGGGCTACCGCGGGGAGATCAAGGTCTGCCTGATCAACCACGACCCGGTGCACCCGGTGCAGCTCACGCGCGGCGACCGCATCGCCCAGCTGGTCGTGCAGCGGGTCGAGCACGCCGAGTTCGTCGAGGTCGCCGAGCTCGACACGACCGAGCGGGGCGACGGAGGCTACGGCTCGACGGGTGGACACGCCACACTGGGAGCACAGGTGTCCGGCGCGAGCGCCGGCGCGGGGGAAGGAACGGAGAAGTAG
- a CDS encoding DUF3093 domain-containing protein, whose product MGESAKTAASAAVRHSERLYVPWWGWPLPVLGAILLAAEVDMGYPGVRAWLPYVIALPVVVGLMLSLGRSKVRVTGGAEPELWVGDAHLPLRYVGEVEIFDKEAKRKALGRDGDPAAYVLHRGWVGPAVRITLTDPADPTPYWLFSTRHPQRLAELVKGA is encoded by the coding sequence GTGGGTGAATCTGCGAAGACGGCCGCGAGTGCCGCGGTCCGGCACTCCGAACGGCTCTACGTGCCGTGGTGGGGCTGGCCGCTGCCGGTGCTGGGCGCGATCCTGCTGGCCGCCGAGGTCGACATGGGCTACCCGGGCGTCCGGGCGTGGCTGCCGTACGTGATCGCGCTGCCGGTCGTCGTCGGGCTGATGCTGTCGCTCGGCCGGTCCAAGGTCCGCGTCACCGGCGGCGCCGAACCGGAGCTGTGGGTGGGCGACGCGCACCTGCCGCTGCGCTACGTCGGCGAGGTCGAGATCTTCGACAAGGAGGCCAAGCGCAAGGCGCTGGGCCGCGACGGCGATCCCGCGGCGTACGTGCTGCACCGCGGCTGGGTCGGCCCGGCCGTGCGGATCACGCTCACCGACCCGGCCGACCCGACGCCGTACTGGCTGTTCAGCACCCGGCACCCGCAGCGGCTCGCCGAGCTGGTCAAGGGCGCCTGA